catttcttttccttccccctttaaTGGTTGGGCCTGAGTCAGACTAACCTCATGGAGCCAAACGCAGATCATTCCCAGTATAAAACtccattaaatataaataagtgCATGATGCCCGACTTCCTTCAGTGCTGCTAAGGAGCAGTGCTCCGTACGCATTAGAACCGCGATGACAGAGAAACACGGTGGTGCAGCTTCTGTGCTGACTTAGAGACCAACCCtggtgctgcctttttttttttttttgtcgcaGCGAAACAAGAGGGCTGTGTGCGTGCTGGGAGGCAGGCTCCGAGCGAATGCCAGGTGTGTGTGACTCATAGACACTCAGCAGTACAGAGCTGTGCagatgaatatatattttttttctattccccACCCCCTTGCACTGCTGCACTGAAATCAGATTTTCCTACCATATGATGCAAAATCTTAGTGTTGGAcgggttttctgttgtttgcagCGTAACATCTCCtgtcagctgagctgctgtggaCTGAAATAACCCAACTCCATTGCGGTCATTTTCCCTGAAAAGTCACCCTGCGTCATGCTCCGAGGGATAGCGAGGAGGGGGGCGCACAGGGGGCAGGAGCCGGACTTGTCCCCTAAAAATACTAACTTTGCCTCAGGCCGGTGCTCTGGTTTTTGAAACCTTTATCTGCGGAATGCCAACCGTCCTGCAAAAGCCATGTTTACTGCAGCTCCGCATTTCACTGAGCTCACTGAACGCATGTAGCCCGGTTATAAATACGCATGGAAATgactgctttattttttgctgcctttgctcACCATTCATGAACTGTTTGCTCTGTTGCCACTGCTAACTCCCTGCCGAGCGGAACGCTGCTGCTGTTACCTTACTCTTTTGTCTGTAACTTTGCCCATGGGGTGTAGGGCGCGTGGGAGAAGAGACATGGCACCATAGGTCTAGTGTGGCACTGGTTCCCTTCGGCGTCAGTTGTATTGCGCATCCCTGATACCCTGCTACGTTGGCTTTCTGATTTTGggttcccctctctctctctcagcttctAGCTCACAGCAAAATCCCCCTTTTCCCAGGCAGGCCCTTCTCAGGAGATAAGCTCGGTATCTTGTCCCCTTCTCACTGACCCGGTGTCTCTTATTCTCACAGCCACCTAGTCCTACGCAATGTAAAAGGCCAAATTAAAAGAACATCACAGTTATGAAGTAAAAAATGTGGGAGTTAGTTAGGAAATGCCAGGTCCTGTGTAATTATAACTTGGCTGTTAAATGTTATTAGGTTACACTATTGTGTATCATAGTTTCCATGTGAACCCAGCCTTGTGCAGcccgtggggtgggggtggcaccCTGTGGGCAGCCTTCCTTCCCATCCTACGGCATTTGCCTGCTGCCTTGTTACTGGCAGGTGGTTTGTATTAACCCCGTCCTGAGTGCGTTCCACAAGGACCCTTGTCATGGTATTGAACCCTTCAAATGTGTTTTCCATCGTGGTTTCCCTGGGAGGCAGGTTTGGCGTTGTCCCCATTTCATAGATAAGGGGATTGAAGCAGCATGTTGCAAAGTCTGTAACTGATGTCCCCTGATTTTGGGTGCTCCGAGCCAAGGTACCTTTGGTTTGACATGTCAGAATACTTTTGCGTTTTTCTAGCACTTGAGAACTGAAGTAGGCTGTTATGCTAATcaggagattaatttttttccctaactcTGTTCTTGAAAATGATTACGTGCTTTTACTGGTGTTTAAATAATTCAACCCGAGACATTGTGCATGGAAAACTTTGGCCCACTGAGAGTTAAGTTGGCAGTGCTTTTACAAGCAGCCCTTGTAATGGAAAGTGTTAGACAGACTTAGCTGTAGGTGTCACTGGTAGCTGGGTTCCTCTGTTAGTCACTGTCCTTCACATCCTATTTAAGTGTCTTTTGCCTGTTTGCAAATGCTGTATCTTGTGAAATAGGGAAAAGACTACAGGGCTGtggtatttttaatagaaaacggTAGTAGGAAGATATGAGCAACACAGAACTTCTAGAAAGCTTTGTTAGGTGGAGTTTAGCCCAGAAAGGAACAGCATTCATGCTGTAGGCTCTCAGGAGCTGGGATTTTCGATTGGCTCAGACTGTGATGAGTTCAGGATAGCACTAAGTTATTCCACTGTAGGGAATGGTTTTCCTGAATGATTGTCATGTAATTACGTCGCCAGTACTGTTACCCCGTTCTTAGTATGCTTCCAGAAAATGCTCCAGCAGTAGGCAAATAATATCCTTCCTCACAGTTTCAAGCTGCGTAAAAGTTTCCCTCATCACTGACAAACCTGTTTCCTCTCTCTGTACGTTTCAGATATGTGCCATCATTGGAGGAACATTTACTGTAGCTGGGATCCTCGACTCCTGCATTTTCACAGCATCAGAGGCCTGGAAGAAGATCCAGCTGGGGAAAATGCAGTAGTGGTGAAACTCTACCCTAGTCTCCAAGGACAGGAGCAAAGATTGAGAGATCTACCACTACGtgtttttgtctttattttctatttgattGAATCAATAAGTTTTTCTCTAATCAGGCCGTTCAGTGAAGACATCTTCAACAAATCAAAGAAATGTCCATGCATTTCAGAGCTCTGAGGGTGAAAAATCAATGGAATCAGGGCGTGGATTTCGATTCTCTCTCCCCCAGAAAGAGAGGTTGAAATGCCGTATATGAAATACACCGTCAGATCTAAGTAAGGATGACAGTCTGTTCTCTGGGAGGTTCCTATGGCAGTGTACAAACTAGGAAGTAGATAGCAAAGAGTTGAGCTGTCTTGTGGCACTTTTTGGAATTCTGTTGGATTTGCATGATTAGACAATCGACTTTTGTATAAGGAAAAATTatacatcaggaagaaattccacTCATGGTGCCAAAAAGGCGATGTATCTGTTGGTGAGGAATGGAAAGTGTTAGTCCCCATAGCAAACTTTAGACACAGAGGGCAGAAATAACATCAAGAAATGTTGTGTGCTTTTATTGAAAGCTCTTTCGTCCAGATAAGACCTTTCTAATGAAATGAGCAAACAAGAAGAGGAAGCCTTCCCCCAGCTACCTTTTCCTGGGTGATCTGTGATCCAGGCAGTGGAGGGCCTTTCTTTTACTCTGGATGTAAAAGGGGTTTCATTTCTTCCCAGAAACTGAATATCCAGTCTTGTGTTTACAGGTGGCATGAAGTAAAAACCAAACTGAGCAACACAGTTTTATGTGGCCTTTGCTTTGAAAGGGAATAGTTGTCTTTACAGCATtagcttttattctttcttatgttttttaaacacagaccACCCAACAGTCTGGATTCTGCACTTCTgctttattgttgttgttgttgttgttattttgaaAAGGGGTTGTATATTCTATGTGTTCAGAAAAATGGTGCAGTCTTCTGGGTGGATGATGAGCACAGCTTACTGTCTTGCTTTGTGTGTGTACATTGAATACACCTGTCAAACACAGGCAGTCTGTCTTTTCAGGGTTTAAGGTGCCtcccttttcctttaaaatccaGTCAGGCATCTTCTCTGAGCCCTAGACTGACACTGTTCACCCACAGGTACACCAGTAGCAGGGTGGGCATTCCCACAAGCTGGGCCCTGCTAGgaggttgattttttttagttttattcctTAAAGTGGTACCTGAGCTTCCATGCCCATTCATTCAAGCCTTGTCTTCTGCAGCCTCCAGTAAATGGAGGCGTGAGGGGAAAACTACTGCCAGGTGTGGCTTGCATGTAATGGTAGACATGAGTTCACTAAAATTAGACCAATACCCACCAGCGCATTTTCCGTAGCCTCCTAGATGTTCCTTGAGTAGTAACAGTCTCTGCATGCTTTGTAAATGTCTGAGCTGAGGATACACAAATTTTAAGTGTTCCAGGATGGATAAAAATCataagataaaaaataataaaataaaaatcttttaactcAATCAATGCTGTAAATTCTGATGGGTGCAGGATTTCTCTTGGATATTATCTACTGCCCGCTGCCCTTCCCTGGAGGCAAAAGTATCCAGACTTTATGCTGTAATAATATGAATCTTTGAATATTCAGTGTTAATGATAGAGTCAGGTGCATTTCAAAAGTATTCCTAATACATGTCTGTTGAAATTGTCTCATTGCTTTGGAAGTAGGGAAGGTAGCCAGTTTTATCCATACACCAAGAAGAAGCAGCCAGCCACCCTCCCCCTGCCGTCCTCTGCCCCGTAGCGACTTGGGACAAATCACAGCATTGGAATTTTTTCCCCGTTCTTATTATGGACTGATTGCTATTACTTTAGGTGTAAACTGGATTGTGTAACTTCCTGTATCTGTTAATGTATGGAtagattttatacatttttttttccatttacaaaaatCAACTTGAAAATGAGATGCTTGTCTTCATTTCAGTGCGTGCGTCCGTGTGCCCGGGAGCGGTACCCACTGGATGGTGGCGGCTGCCTGGTGGGAGCTGGGATTTTCCATTGCAATTGCTTCTCTTGCTGGATGAAGGATTTCCTCTAATCCACTGTGACCAGCTGAAGTTTACAGCAGAAATGTCCTagtttttcctcttgaatttgTTGAGTCTTTGCTCACAGCTTGTGAACCCAGTGGATTACAAGGATGTAATTTTTAATACCTTAGCAGTGCATCTTTCTCCTGAGCTGTGCAAGGGAAGATCTTTGCAGCGTGGTGGATTGTACTGTTAGTTTTGTCACATTTCTTCCCTGGTACAATTTCTTCAACACAAACGAGCAAAACTGGTCACAGATTCCTTGTGTCCTGTGCCGTGTTATTTCTGCCCTTCTCCCCATCTTCTGTCTGAATTAAACGCTGCCTTCTGTGCAGTCCAGGCCAGTTCTCTAAATCAGACCAGTGaaattgtttggctttttttggaaaTAACAAATGCGTACTTCACTGTGCCTGCTTTCTCTGCCAAAATGTCCACTGCAATAACctaataaatcacatttttttgcTAGATGTGGAAACCAAATTGTACTCGAGTTCTGACAAAACTTTGCAGAAGAAACAGTCCGCACCTTAGTTCTCTAAACCAGGTCTAAGCCTTTGAGTACTGCCAAGCCCCGGCTACCTGCCGGGTCTGCTCTACGTTGTGATGAGCTTGGCCTTCGGACGTGGCTGGCGTGGGTCGTGTGATGATGCTGCATCCTGTGTTTACAGAAGAATCTGCTCTTCATCTCTCCCAATGTGAACGCGAGGTAGTTACTGTTACAGCAGCCCTGCCCCGCGCATACACACCTTGTTagatttcacttttattttcaaacactttCTAGAGACAAAGTGAGCTTAGTTACGCTTTTAAACACcaatgcaaacaaaaatgattTCAAGCCATAGTGGAAGGAAAACCGTCGATCGTAAGCGTTCATCCATATTCCTGACTTCACTCTTTGACAGAAGTATTTGTGGTTTTCCAAGAAAGAAATCCCTGTAGGAAGTAAAATATTTAGAACTTCTATGTATTCCAGTTTAAGTAAGTCCCTCTAAAGCTACACTCCATCATAGAGTGAGAACGTGTGGCATAGGATGCTTTGCAATGGTGGACTTAGAATTTTTAGCTCTGGAGAAAGCTTAGGTATATTCTAGGCAGTATGTGGACTGCTGAAGattatcttttaagaaaaaaaaatgaaatatggtAAGAAAAAATTGGAAGACATGCATTTGTGACTGATCTATCAAATGCGTTCAACTACTGCTCTGTAAAAAGTGAAATCTGCAGCGTAGATAGTAACATCTGTAGTTAATTTCTGAGTATTTCTCATTTAACGTTGTTTTTTATTTGTGCGATACACAAACTGTTCGGGCTGTAAATGACTGCGATGAGTATCTGCTTTAGAATAGCCGTTTGAAGTTTCGGATGAAATATGTCAATCAGGTATTTCTCAATAGTCcttggaagaagggagagaggtgCAGGGGAGGGAGGACGTAGTCCTGTAGTGTGTTATGGCGATGTTCAAAGCACAAGTCTTTCGCATTTTTACAGTGGAGATTATTAAGGATTTCTGGCATTTCTCTCTTAATTTGCAACTTTATGCTAATAAAATATTAGCCTTTTTAGttctatgattaaaaataaaactctcatGTTTTGATTGGCTTCTTGTTGCGCTACTATTGCAAAATCAATCtaaaagggcttttttcttttgtttttaattattatttcagtgaaCTAAGCGTTATCACACAATGAAATCACTGTAAGCCAGGTCACTGTGTAGAAAGTTAACACGAGACTCTTTTGTAATCAGCACTGAGTCATGTCTGGACATTCAGTGCTTGGTTTTGAACAGTACCAAGTGTCCTAACCTCCCTTTTTTCATGAGAGGTGAGTGGACTGTGCTGGAACTCGCTGCGTTTGGCTTTAGTCACTGGGCCACTTGGTATACAAAATAACCCATTTTTTGTCATCCCCcccctttaatttccttttagcCTTGCTTCACTAAGTATTTAGAAATAAGTGCCTGAGGCAATCATTAAAGATTAAATAGTAAAGGGTTACAACACAGTGAATTTGGGCGCTATATATCTGCGCTGTATTGAGAAACCAATTCCTTTTAAGTTCTGGTATTGCTGGCTTAATGGGATGTCAGCTGCACAACATCTCTGTGAAGGAAGAGATCCTACCTGCTTCCAGTTAACTCAAGGATGGACTGGAACTCAGATTTCCAGAAGTGGCAGGACGGTACTGAATGTTCCTTACTCCGTGTAAAAGATGAGTAAAGGCACTGGGAAAGGCATTTGTCCAGCTCTCAGCCTGCTGCAGCTCAATAGTGCGGAAACTTTTCCATCTTATCTTTataaaccaaaaccccaccaaatgtCTGTAGCTGCTGCTCACCCCATTCATTGGTTCGTTTCTACCAACAATGTGTTCTGACATAAAtaattttccttgagaaaaaatTAATCTGTGTCCTGAAAAAATGTAGTAGCACCAAATCTACCTGAAATACAAGCAGTTTGTGCAGGTAAGTTGGTTTTGGAGACGAGGATGCAGGTGACAGTAGCCACAGGAGCAGGGTCTGGGCTGAGCAATCTGAACTTGGCAGAAGTTCCGGGAACCCGGTCTCCCTTTTGGCTGAGGGCGTTGGGCTCTTGGCtgggctggagaggggagagcTGGTTGgtgatttctctgttttcatccACGTTCGGGGAGAGGCTGGGTTTggggagaaggagctgctgctAAATAGCCCTGACTTTGGGCACGGCGAAAGGAGGGGATGCAGGAGCAGATGTGGGGACACCCGTGTGGGAACTGGGGGTGATGCCCGGGTGTGTACTCCGGGGGATGGTGCTCGGGTAGGTACTGGGGAGGATGACGCCCGGCTGGGTACCGGAGGGATGACGCCCGGGTGGGTACCGGGGGAGTGATGCCCGGGTGGGTACCAggctcccgccccgccgcaccTGTGTCCgccggccgccagggggcgcagGTGGTCCCAGCTGGGCGCGCACAGGATCTCGCGAGACCCCGGCGGCCGCTTCCGGAAGCGGAAGCGCGTCGAGTTCCTCTTTCCGGGCGACCGTCGCGGCGGCAGCAAAGGGGTAAGGGCGGCGCGGCTCGGCCCGGGCCCATCCGTTGCCATCCTGCGCGGGGTGGGCCCGCCCTGTCCCCCGCCGGCCGCGGTGTGCCCGACGGGGGCTgtccggggcggcgggagggagctCGGTCGCCTCGGGCCCTGCAGGCGCTGCCCGGGTCCTCTTGGGACGGGCAGGCGCTGCGctctggctggggaggggagcggggctggcccGGGCGGGTGTGCCCAAGGGTGAGGGCGCTGGTGGCCTTCGAGGGTCGGGCAGAGGCGGCGAGTGAGCTGGTGAGGGAGCCCGGCCCGGAGCCCGGctgctggggtgggtggtggggcaggagccgTGCCCCAGGTGCGCAGTTAGGAGCTCGGGTTCCTTTGGTCTGACGTTTGGTAATGAATTGTTTGCGTAACGCAGCTCAGGCAGCGTGTGGTGCCCTGACCTACAGCGTGCCCTCACTTGCCGTAGGGCCCAGGCTGGCCTGCGCAGGAGGTGGGAGTGCATAGTACCCGAAAATCGCAGAACTGAGCAAAAGCATCACCTAATGGACCCCCTTTGTCAGTCAGGATGAACAGTGCCATGACAGACGGCCTTGTAACACATTTTTTAAGATTTAGGGAAGGCCAAGCATATTTTGTGTTTGCAGATGTGTTATGTGCACCAGTTTAGTGTTACAATTCATTGGAGATACCAAAGCAGTACAAGTTCCCTGTCTCTGCCAGTCCAAAATATGCATTCTCTTTATAAATGAATGCAGTGTACACTTCAGTGTAAAACTAGAACTAGTCACTCAGGTGTCCTGACTTCTGAGAACAGCGAGCTTTGGATTTGAACAGTCTGATGTGCATGTGTGTAGCACATCTGTCAATCACAGGGTCCTTGTCAATTAGGGAAGAGGCTTAACCTTATTTGAAGTCCAGTTCGTGAGGGTATGTGAACTGGGGGTgggattaaaaatatttaaaattgctttttcagcCCCAGTATGCTTTGTGCGTGTAGATGATAAGCACAGTGTGTATGAGTTAGAAGCATCTCTCGAACTACTGTTTTTCTTCATGCAGCCAAAATGAAGTTCAATCCATTTGTGACCTCGGACCGCAGCAAGAACCGCAAACGGCACTTCAATGCACCTTCTCACATTCGAAGAAAAATCATGTCCTCCCCGCTCTCCAAGGAGTTGCGGCAGAAATACAACGTCCGCTCTATGCCCATCCGAAAGGATGATGAAGTCCAGGTAGCTGTGCTGCCTCTCTCTTACGATGTATTGTCACATGTGAACTTCTGACTGTGCTTTGGTTTTCATGTATAGCCTGGGCTAAAGGGAAGGGCCAAACAAATTCAGACTGATGCTAAGGCTTTGCCATGAGTCTTGCAGAAATAATACGGGTTAACATAGCCATAGACTTGGCCTGTTGAGTGTTTCTTGAGATCGCATCAGTGAGAAGGAAAATACAAGGAACACAAGTGTGCTGGCACCTTTGCAGCATTTTAGTTACGTGCATTGATTATCAAACTGGATTAAAAGCTTTTAACAGTAAAGCACAAAACAAAGGAtgatttcttttgggttttgtagACCATTTGCTACCTGTGATATTTGAAGGATCAGTTTAGAAATGAATCCAAGTggctttattgttttaaaatgccaTGACAAGTGGAAAGTTGATGAAAAACTGTTGAAGTTGACCATTATTCTTCTGGTTGAAAAGATACAGAGCTCCTTCGTTAGGGAAAATGAGTGAAAAGAACCATTCTGATCcattatattttgtattttagtgATTGCTGAAACTATCCAGGAGTTGCTGTCTTTGTAGCATGTATATACAAAGAGCACAGTTGGAATGTCAACCTATgcagttctgtttttctgttgggaTGATTAGATAGTGTTTCTTAAGGTCTGATAATTATTTAAGAGGTGGTTTTGAAGTATGAGACTGTGTCCTTCTTACGTTCTTGTTTAGGTTGTCCGGGGGCACTACAAAGGACAGCAGATTGGCAAGGTGGTCCAggtgtacagaaaaaaatacgtCATCTACATTGAACGTGTTCAGCGTGAGAAGGCTAATGGCACAACTGTCCACGTGGGGATCCACCCCAGCAAGGTACGGTGCGTGAAGTGAGATCTGAAATGCATGAGGAGACCTTGTTGGCAAATGAAGGCGCTGCTGCTGGCATAAGCAGAACCTTGTTATGGCCCATGGAATGAGAGACTGAGTTACCACAGCATTGGAGGGGGTAATAAACAAGGAAATGTTACAGTGTCACAATAGCACAGAAGTGACAGTTGAAAGCAAGAACTCCTCGACGTTGCTAAGGCTTCCCTGGTGGAGAAGCTTCTAGGGACTTCGGAGTCTagctaaaatacttttttgtaagAACTTggtgtttttaaagcacaaaatagATCTTTCAGAACAATCCTTCATCTTTGCCATGTGACATTTGCACTGGTTAAAGAGGTGTTGGGCATGTT
This is a stretch of genomic DNA from Larus michahellis chromosome 11, bLarMic1.1, whole genome shotgun sequence. It encodes these proteins:
- the RPL26L1 gene encoding ribosomal protein uL24-like: MKFNPFVTSDRSKNRKRHFNAPSHIRRKIMSSPLSKELRQKYNVRSMPIRKDDEVQVVRGHYKGQQIGKVVQVYRKKYVIYIERVQREKANGTTVHVGIHPSKVVITRLKLDKDRKKILERKAKSRQVGKEKGKYKEETIEKMQE